In Temnothorax longispinosus isolate EJ_2023e chromosome 2, Tlon_JGU_v1, whole genome shotgun sequence, one DNA window encodes the following:
- the LOC139809117 gene encoding homeodomain-only protein, translating to MLKSYPTRYSTSGVGRTGTRVIRLTVNQEAVLQEQFNRWPRAPYTADIVLLAAETGLPEADVEGWYAIRLAQWRKEQGLGGNTLSLH from the exons ATGCTCAAGTCTTATCCCACACGATATTCTACCAGCGGAGTTGGTAGGACCGGTACTCGAGTGATTCGCTTGACGGTGAATCAGGAAGCGGTTCTTCAAGAGCAGTTTAACAGGTGGCCAAGAGCACCTTATACCGCGGACATTGTACTCCTCGCGGCTGAAACAGGTCTTCCCGAGGCGGACGTTGAA GGATGGTACGCTATCAGATTGGCTCAGTGGCGGAAAGAACAGGGTCTCGGCGGGAATACACTGAGCTTGCACTGa